In Treponema primitia ZAS-2, a genomic segment contains:
- a CDS encoding VWA-like domain-containing protein produces MSSSGLNERIREISGRWYMREPLLLLTLLSHRLVANDTIKALRSGKGMIEYNPACLEGLSDPELEEKIKIETVRLLLRHPYRRPPQNDPAFSLIASNITLNEFYAFKELPYRASDYWEDPGFRKQNFEFYYRELKGLGSDSDSGEDAEEAALWDDDDYMDQKMKGMVSQAALNKTWGSLPGELVETLVASLRPAVDYRKILRGFRAMVLSGEKVLTRTKQSRRYGLLYLGRKNQFTTRLLIGVDVSGSISGAELDLFYSAMNRFFYYGVNTLELLQFDTLIQGEPVLMRKARKAIEVTGRGGTSFQPLFNYFSENHKNYDGLIVFTDGFAPIPQLAPAIARKTLWICNSKANYERHCGWMGKLGRCCWIE; encoded by the coding sequence GTGAGTTCGAGCGGTCTTAATGAGCGGATCAGGGAGATAAGCGGCAGGTGGTATATGCGGGAGCCATTGCTGCTGCTCACCTTGTTGTCCCACCGCCTTGTGGCCAACGATACTATCAAAGCCCTGCGATCCGGGAAAGGGATGATAGAGTACAATCCCGCCTGTCTGGAAGGCCTTTCCGATCCGGAACTGGAAGAAAAGATAAAGATAGAAACAGTGCGGCTTCTGCTCCGCCACCCCTACCGCAGGCCGCCCCAAAACGATCCGGCCTTTTCCCTTATTGCCAGTAATATTACCCTGAACGAATTCTATGCCTTCAAGGAGCTCCCCTACAGGGCTTCCGATTATTGGGAGGACCCTGGGTTTAGGAAGCAGAATTTTGAATTTTATTACCGGGAGTTAAAAGGTTTAGGCAGCGATTCTGACAGCGGTGAGGATGCCGAAGAGGCCGCGCTCTGGGACGACGATGACTACATGGATCAGAAGATGAAGGGCATGGTTTCCCAGGCGGCGCTGAACAAAACCTGGGGCAGCCTCCCTGGGGAATTGGTAGAAACCCTGGTCGCAAGTCTCCGCCCGGCAGTGGATTACCGGAAGATACTCCGGGGCTTTCGGGCCATGGTCCTGTCCGGGGAAAAGGTGCTCACCCGGACCAAACAGAGCCGGCGTTACGGCCTTCTGTACCTGGGCCGCAAGAATCAGTTTACTACCCGGCTTTTAATCGGGGTGGATGTGAGCGGCTCAATTTCCGGGGCGGAACTGGACCTGTTTTATTCAGCCATGAACCGGTTTTTCTATTACGGGGTTAACACCCTGGAGCTGTTGCAATTTGATACCCTTATCCAGGGGGAGCCGGTGCTGATGCGGAAGGCCCGGAAGGCCATTGAGGTGACTGGGAGGGGAGGTACCAGTTTTCAGCCCCTGTTCAACTATTTCTCGGAGAACCATAAAAACTACGACGGCCTTATAGTTTTTACCGACGGTTTCGCCCCCATACCCCAGCTTGCCCCGGCCATAGCCCGGAAAACCCTCTGGATCTGCAACAGTAAAGCTAACTACGAGCGCCACTGCGGGTGGATGGGGAAACTGGGACGATGCTGCTGGATAGAGTAG
- a CDS encoding DUF362 domain-containing protein, whose translation MNILNGKRRGYPVLVVIFCLGALIFSNCASGDAKPAAQLDSAVPAAATGSAGTPKVYMTTDISPAGLEAMYEALGRKVSGRVGVKLSTGEPGGHHFLSPDLIKDLVQSVNGTIVECNTAYGGRRANTAMHKQVAIDHGFTAIAPVDIMDEEGSISLPFPKGKNITEDFVGSHFANYDSYLVLSHFKGHAMGGFGGAIKNISIGMGSTQGKAWIHSAGKSKTNPWGGPQDVFLESMAEAAGAVMNSMGDRIVYISVMNHLSVDCDCSDNPAPPEMDDIGILASLDPVALDKACVDQVYASDTRRSASLRERIESRNGMLTLDHAEALGLGSQQYELVVING comes from the coding sequence ATGAACATCCTGAATGGAAAACGAAGGGGATACCCCGTTTTAGTGGTAATTTTTTGTCTGGGGGCTTTGATTTTTTCAAATTGCGCCTCCGGTGACGCAAAGCCAGCCGCCCAGCTTGATTCCGCAGTTCCTGCAGCGGCCACCGGAAGTGCCGGGACACCAAAGGTCTATATGACCACCGATATAAGCCCCGCTGGATTGGAGGCCATGTATGAAGCCCTGGGGCGCAAAGTGAGCGGCAGAGTGGGGGTAAAACTCAGCACCGGGGAACCCGGGGGCCATCACTTTCTTTCTCCGGACCTGATTAAAGACCTGGTCCAGTCGGTGAACGGCACTATTGTTGAATGTAACACCGCATACGGGGGCCGGCGTGCGAATACCGCCATGCACAAGCAGGTGGCCATCGATCATGGTTTTACCGCCATAGCCCCGGTGGACATCATGGACGAGGAAGGCTCAATCAGCCTGCCATTTCCCAAAGGGAAAAACATTACTGAAGATTTTGTGGGTTCCCATTTTGCCAATTACGATTCCTATTTGGTGCTTTCCCATTTCAAGGGCCATGCCATGGGCGGTTTCGGCGGGGCAATAAAAAATATATCCATCGGCATGGGTTCTACCCAGGGGAAAGCCTGGATTCACAGCGCAGGAAAGAGTAAAACTAATCCCTGGGGCGGCCCCCAGGATGTGTTCCTTGAATCCATGGCGGAAGCTGCAGGGGCGGTGATGAACAGCATGGGCGACAGGATTGTTTATATCAGCGTGATGAACCATCTGTCGGTGGACTGCGATTGTTCCGATAATCCTGCCCCTCCTGAAATGGACGACATTGGTATACTGGCATCCCTTGACCCGGTTGCCCTGGACAAGGCCTGTGTTGACCAGGTATATGCATCGGATACCCGGCGGAGTGCCTCCCTGCGGGAACGTATTGAATCAAGGAACGGCATGCTCACCCTGGACCATGCGGAAGCCCTGGGCCTGGGCAGTCAGCAATACGAACTTGTGGTGATCAATGGCTGA
- a CDS encoding permease, which translates to MADVIKRELIYLWYYFDVQFRQIAGYYVLGMALGSLISVFGKDRIHGLFAALRSKKLGALGVIPASLLGIASPLCMYGTIPIAASFAEQGMEEDWIAAFMMGSILLNPQLLIYSVALGPAALLIRFVSCFLCGAAAGLCVRFFFKNAGFFSFTRFAEQSNHDTDPNLFLRLLKNMGRNIKATALYFIIGVALSALFQRYVPPDAMAKLFGNRRGFGLLMAATIGVPLYACGGGTIPLLSAWLNSGMSLGSATAFMITGPATKITNLGALKIVLGLRNFIFYIVFVILAALLSGVVVDSW; encoded by the coding sequence ATGGCTGATGTGATCAAACGGGAGCTTATCTACCTCTGGTATTATTTCGATGTCCAGTTCAGGCAGATAGCGGGCTACTATGTCCTGGGCATGGCCTTAGGCTCCCTGATCTCCGTATTCGGCAAAGACCGGATCCACGGGCTTTTCGCCGCCCTTCGCTCTAAAAAGCTCGGCGCCCTGGGGGTGATCCCCGCCTCTCTTCTGGGCATTGCATCCCCCCTCTGCATGTACGGCACTATTCCTATCGCCGCCTCCTTTGCCGAACAGGGCATGGAGGAAGACTGGATCGCAGCGTTTATGATGGGTTCTATACTGCTCAACCCCCAGCTCCTTATATACAGCGTTGCCCTGGGGCCTGCAGCATTGCTGATCCGCTTTGTTTCCTGTTTTCTCTGTGGTGCTGCGGCGGGGCTTTGTGTACGCTTTTTCTTTAAGAACGCCGGTTTTTTCTCCTTTACCCGGTTCGCTGAACAGTCAAACCACGATACGGACCCGAACCTGTTTCTGCGTCTCCTTAAAAACATGGGCCGGAACATAAAAGCTACCGCCCTGTACTTCATCATCGGAGTTGCCCTTTCCGCATTGTTTCAGCGTTACGTGCCCCCGGATGCCATGGCAAAGCTCTTCGGTAACCGTCGGGGCTTCGGGCTCCTCATGGCCGCCACCATTGGTGTGCCCCTCTACGCCTGCGGAGGCGGCACCATCCCCCTGCTCTCTGCCTGGCTCAACAGCGGCATGAGCCTGGGCTCCGCGACAGCCTTTATGATCACCGGCCCTGCCACGAAGATCACCAACCTGGGGGCCCTGAAGATAGTTCTGGGCCTGAGGAATTTCATCTTCTATATCGTTTTTGTCATCCTGGCAGCTCTTCTTAGCGGCGTGGTTGTTGATTCGTGGTGA
- a CDS encoding pyridoxal phosphate-dependent aminotransferase: MSIAKGVKDALSSSSMIRKMFEEGNLLKKQHGADKVFDFSIGNPDVEPPPAFHRVFLRLAQEDAAGKAPGSHGYMPNPGFPAVREALAKKASREQGVALEGSHIIMTVGAAGGLNVVFKTLLNPGDEVLVPRPYFMEYRSYVSNHGGVLKEVDSLPDFNLDLGAIKNALTEKTAAILINSPHNPTGRIYPARTLGGLAEILVAHGKKTGRYPFLVADEPYREIAYLPSGVPPVLSVYKHSISVTSYSKSLSLPGERIGFIAVNPGIQDEADLLNGLVYATRILGYVNAPALMQRIVAELTEEKVDVNIYARRRDAFKEVLDKAGIKYAEPEGAFYLFAKVPPKKGAPAGSAGDDGAFVNHLKQYLVLGVPGAGFGQPGWIRFAYCVDEKVIRASGEAFGKAMENW; this comes from the coding sequence ATGTCCATAGCAAAGGGCGTAAAAGACGCTTTAAGTTCCTCGTCCATGATCCGGAAGATGTTTGAGGAGGGCAACCTCCTGAAAAAGCAGCACGGGGCCGATAAGGTCTTTGATTTTTCCATCGGGAACCCCGATGTGGAGCCTCCCCCGGCGTTTCATCGGGTGTTTCTGCGGCTTGCTCAGGAGGACGCTGCGGGTAAGGCTCCGGGTTCCCACGGCTATATGCCCAACCCCGGCTTTCCGGCGGTGCGGGAGGCTCTGGCAAAGAAGGCTTCCCGTGAACAGGGGGTTGCCCTGGAGGGGTCTCACATTATCATGACCGTGGGCGCCGCCGGGGGGCTTAACGTGGTGTTTAAAACCTTACTCAACCCCGGTGACGAAGTGCTGGTCCCCAGGCCCTATTTTATGGAATACCGATCCTATGTCTCCAACCACGGGGGGGTCCTGAAAGAAGTGGATTCCCTGCCTGACTTCAACCTGGACCTGGGGGCAATCAAAAACGCGCTCACCGAAAAGACCGCAGCAATACTGATCAATTCTCCCCACAACCCCACAGGGCGCATCTACCCCGCGAGAACACTAGGCGGCTTGGCGGAAATTCTGGTGGCCCATGGCAAAAAAACCGGTCGCTATCCCTTCCTGGTGGCGGACGAGCCCTACCGTGAAATCGCCTACCTGCCCTCGGGGGTGCCGCCGGTACTTTCCGTGTACAAACATTCTATTAGTGTCACCTCTTATTCCAAGAGCCTTTCCCTGCCCGGGGAGCGCATCGGTTTTATCGCGGTGAACCCGGGCATTCAGGACGAAGCAGATTTGCTGAACGGTCTGGTCTACGCCACCCGTATCCTGGGCTACGTAAACGCACCGGCCCTGATGCAGCGTATTGTGGCGGAGCTTACGGAAGAAAAGGTGGATGTGAATATCTACGCCCGCCGCCGGGACGCTTTTAAGGAAGTGCTGGACAAAGCGGGCATCAAATACGCCGAACCCGAAGGCGCCTTCTACCTTTTCGCCAAGGTCCCGCCAAAAAAGGGCGCCCCCGCCGGTTCAGCCGGGGATGACGGCGCCTTTGTGAATCACCTCAAACAGTACCTGGTGCTGGGGGTCCCGGGGGCCGGTTTCGGCCAGCCCGGCTGGATCCGCTTCGCCTACTGCGTGGATGAAAAAGTCATCCGCGCTTCCGGGGAGGCCTTTGGGAAAGCCATGGAGAACTGGTAA
- the hisS gene encoding histidine--tRNA ligase, whose product MASIIEPKILKGFRDFLPEAEIERRNLVEKIEASFRSYGFVPIDTPALEYAEILLGKGGGETEKQIYRFTDNGGRDVALRFDLTVPFARFLAEHRSDLTLPFKRYHIAKVWRGENTQRGRYREFTQCDFDTVGSDTAAADFEILLMMRNTLRAIGAGNVSIRLNHRGLFNRFLKALGAAEVSAEVLRIVDKLAKIGKDAVREQLEALGNPGNAWETPLQVAEKILDYIEPKGSFEETLEAITRAAGGPCPESERLALIRRFMVDTGTADSFTLDPSITRGLDYYTGIVYETFLAELPEIGSVCSGGRYDDLAGLYSKEKLSGVGSSIGLDRLIAALESLGKLEGQGSYARVAIACVREEDGGVYQALGARLREAGIPCEVFSEPKKLTQQFMLAEKRGIPWMIIPGESAGPVFTVRNLSTRENREGLSPEELIALFVSPV is encoded by the coding sequence ATGGCCTCTATAATTGAACCAAAAATTTTAAAAGGTTTCCGGGACTTCCTTCCGGAAGCGGAAATTGAACGCCGGAATTTGGTGGAAAAAATCGAGGCATCCTTCCGCTCCTACGGTTTTGTCCCCATCGATACCCCCGCCCTGGAGTATGCGGAGATACTTTTGGGAAAGGGGGGCGGCGAAACAGAAAAGCAAATCTACCGCTTCACCGATAACGGGGGCCGGGACGTGGCCCTCCGCTTCGACCTCACGGTTCCCTTTGCCCGCTTCCTGGCGGAACACCGCTCGGACCTCACCCTCCCCTTCAAACGCTACCATATTGCAAAGGTCTGGCGGGGAGAAAACACCCAGCGGGGCCGGTACCGGGAATTTACCCAGTGCGACTTTGATACCGTAGGCTCCGACACAGCAGCAGCGGATTTTGAAATACTCCTGATGATGCGGAATACCCTCAGGGCAATAGGCGCCGGGAACGTGAGCATACGGCTCAACCACCGGGGCCTTTTCAACCGCTTCCTAAAAGCCCTGGGTGCGGCGGAAGTTTCCGCAGAGGTGCTGCGGATCGTGGACAAGCTCGCCAAGATCGGGAAGGACGCGGTGAGGGAACAACTGGAAGCCCTGGGTAATCCGGGAAATGCGTGGGAAACTCCGTTGCAAGTTGCAGAAAAAATCCTGGACTATATTGAGCCTAAGGGGAGTTTTGAAGAAACCCTTGAGGCAATTACCCGGGCCGCCGGGGGCCCCTGCCCGGAATCGGAACGGCTTGCCCTGATCCGCCGCTTCATGGTTGATACAGGGACCGCCGATTCCTTTACCCTGGACCCGTCAATTACCCGGGGACTGGATTACTACACGGGCATCGTGTATGAAACCTTCCTTGCGGAACTGCCGGAAATCGGCTCCGTATGTTCCGGGGGCCGTTACGACGATCTGGCGGGGCTGTACTCCAAGGAAAAACTGTCCGGGGTGGGCTCCTCCATAGGGCTGGACCGGCTCATCGCCGCCCTGGAAAGCCTGGGGAAACTGGAAGGCCAGGGCAGCTATGCAAGGGTTGCCATTGCCTGCGTCCGGGAAGAGGACGGCGGGGTCTACCAGGCCCTGGGCGCCCGGCTCCGGGAAGCGGGCATACCCTGCGAAGTGTTTTCAGAACCAAAAAAACTTACCCAGCAATTTATGCTGGCGGAGAAACGGGGCATACCCTGGATGATCATCCCCGGGGAGAGCGCGGGACCGGTCTTTACAGTACGTAATCTTTCTACCCGGGAAAACCGGGAAGGGCTTTCCCCGGAAGAACTAATAGCTTTATTCGTGAGTCCGGTTTAA